A section of the Salvelinus fontinalis isolate EN_2023a chromosome 33, ASM2944872v1, whole genome shotgun sequence genome encodes:
- the LOC129832322 gene encoding apolipoprotein A-I produces MKFLALALTILLAAATQAVPMQADAPSQLEHVKVAMMEYMSQVKETAQRSIDLLDDTEYKDYKVQLSQSLDNLQQYAQTASQSLAPYSEAIGVQLTDATAAVRAEVMKDVEELRSQLAPKRAELKEVLDKHIEEYRKKLEPLIKDIVEQRRTELEAFRVKMEPVVEEMRVKVSTNVEETKAKLMPIVETIRAKLTDRLEELRTLAAPYAEEYKEQMFKAVGEVREKVMPLTNDFKGQVGPAAEQAKEKLMAFYETISQAMKA; encoded by the exons ATGAAATTCCTGGCTCTTGCACTCACCATCCTGCTGGCCGCAG ctaCCCAGGCTGTTCCCATGCAGGCTGATGCTCCCTCTCAGCTGGAGCATGTGAAGGTAGCCATGATGGAGTACATGTCTCAGGTGAAGGAGACCGCACAGAGGTCCATCGACCTTCTGGATGACACAGAGTACAAAGATTACAA GGTGCAGCTGTCCCAGAGCCTTGACAACCTCCAGCAGTATGCCCAGACCGCCTCCCAGTCCCTGGCCCCCTACAGCGAGGCCATTGGCGTTCAGTTGACTGATGCCACCGCCGCCGTGCGCGCTGAGGTCATGAAGGACGTAGAGGAGCTGCGCTCCCAGCTGGCGCCCAAGCGCGCCGAGCTCAAGGAAGTCCTGGACAAGCACATAGAAGAGTACCGTAAGAAGCTGGAGCCCCTGATCAAGGACATCGTCGAGCAGCGACGCACCGAGCTGGAGGCCTTCAGGGTTAAGATGGAGCCTGTTGTGGAGGAGATGCGCGTCAAGGTGTCCACCAACGTGGAAGAGACCAAGGCCAAGCTCATGCCCATCGTGGAGACCATCCGTGCCAAGCTGACCGATCGTCTGGAAGAGCTGAGGACCCTGGCCGCCCCCTACGCTGAGGAGTACAAGGAGCAGATGTTCAAGGCTGTTGGAGAGGTGCGCGAGAAGGTGATGCCCCTGACCAACGACTTCAAGGGCCAGGTGGGCCCCGCCGCCGAGCAGGCCAAGGAAAAGCTCATGGCTTTCTACGAGACCATCAGCCAGGCCATGAAGGCATAA